GATGATCAGTCTTCTTACAAATATTCTACAAAGAACTTGTTTCACTTGCTGTCATTTTAGGGCTAATAAAGAACTGGTAAATATATTCTCCATAAGCTcatgattttataatatttttatgcaTTTGTTGGTCACTATTCATATGGTCTTCTGTTGCTGCCAGGTGGAAAAATGTAGTTCCCAGTTGGAGCTTATTATGAAAGGGGATATCATTGGGGCAAAAAGATTGGATTCAATTAATAAAGATGAATCCATGTATCaaagtgatgatgatgataaaagcCAGTCTTGTAGCTCTGAACAGCGGGGAGAAAGTTGGACCTCGCTGCAGTTCGAAGAGGCAATTTCTATTGTACAGAAGTTTTTGAAGAAGTCTTCTAAAAAATGTCAACGGTGTGGTTCCATTAATCCTAAAATTAGCCAACCAACCTTTGGATGGTTCCGTAAGGTAAATTCTTAAATTTCTCTTAAATTTGCTTTCTGATATTAAAGTATCATAAAGATTTAAATGCTATATCTTGTCTATGCTAGTACTGGTAATTTACGGAGCTTGATTTTACACACACATTCTTCTTTTGTATATCTACATTGTAAATGCCTACATGGGTTGAGGGAAAAGNNNNNNNNNNNNNNNNNNNNNNNNNNNNNNNNNNNGTGATAAGAAAGACATATTTGAAGTTGAACTTACACTCAACATTTCACTCAACATGAgtattatctctttttttttggtagAAGGCATTTATCATTCTTTTGACTCAATTTCTTTTTTCACCTTGTCTGTTTTGGTTACAGTTTCCTgttcactttatttctttactAATTCTTGTGGGTGTTTCAACAATCCACATGCTTTACTAATTCTTGCAAAACCCTTCAccatttttgggtttttggatAATGTATCTAGGATGGTCTGTCAGCTGCTGATGCTAGAGCAAATGTCATAAATTCTGATGATACAATCTTGGCAAGTGAGACTATAACCAATGACAGGGATGCAACATATGAAGAGGATATCAACTCTGCTGGGACCAAGAAAAGTGATGCAAAAAGGCACAAGTTGTCTTACAAGCTTGCTGAGCAAAATCGACTTTCTGGTCCTTTGTTACCATCGCAAGTTAGTTTCTTCCAAATATTGAATTAACCTCAATGTAAAGTGTCAGCTGGACACTGAAAAGTTTTGCATGCTGTTGGAAAATTTAGAATCATATATTAATTCTATTCAAGTTACAGGTTAAAATGACGTTAGAacttttgtggaaaaatgaggCTCGACTCTGTTCCTATATTAATGATATTCAAGGTCAGGGATATGGAAAGAAAGCAGGGCACTCAATGTTCTTTCTTGAGAATATTTTTGTTCCACCAATCAAATTCCGCCCTCCCACTAAAGGAGGTGATTTGGTAAGtgtgaataataaataaagactGTTAACGATTTGTACTATTTCTCTATCTTCTTTGTTTGTACTCCATGTTCTTGCTTCTACTGTGGAGTGTGGAATATTTCCAAAGTTTGTCAATGCAAGGTATAGGTTTAGGGAAGTACTCTGAATTTGAAATTGCTGTGGGATATAAATGTAGGAAAAATGTACTTATGAAATTGTTAGCAGATATATATAGATTGGAAATGAAGGgttttttgttagaaaattcTATCATGACTCATGCGGGCCATTCTTAGGAAAGGAAGCCAGCAGGATGTAAAGGTCATGTGAAGGGAGGATATAAGGATGAAATGCAAATCCAGTTTCTTTCTTGGTTTATCACAAGAACACACTTACCCTTTCAATGTAGCTAATCTCATTTAGTGGGATGAGGCTTGTAAATTGCTGACATTCAAAGTATAACTACTCCTTTTTAGTCCTTTCATTATTTTGTGAATACTTGACTATCTTTTTTATTCTACATTCACCTTATTGACTTGGGCAATTGTGTTTATAGGTATCGGAGCATGCTCATACTGTTTTGTTGGGTAAGATTCTGCAGTCTAACATAAGATTAGGGAATGCCCATCTAAACAAGAAGGATCCCTTGATGGTTTTAGCCAGGTGGATGGAACTTCAGCAATCTGTAAATGTGCTCTTTAACAGTAGCACTTCTGGTGAGAATTTATGCTGgttatgttttgttttctttttttagttgtAACATGCAGACCTGGGTGTAGTTgggtaatatattttataaatttctttATGTGATAAAATGTCTGTTGagcactctcttctttttctcgtGAATATTTAAAAGAGGACAAAGAACAATATGTGCACAATATATGGTAATACCCAACATGACTACATTATGTGACTGAAATGAAGGGTGCAATCCTTGGTAGTTTGTACCAGGCTATGCTGAATGTGGATTACTTCATAAACATGTcaatatgtaaatatttttatttctcttgctATTGATGGTTACACATGATTTTCTATTACTTCTTGATTGGTCTAGGCCAAAGAGATGCAAGTAATGGAATTATTCAGTTGTTGGAGAAGAAGGAAGGCCTCTTCCGCCAGAAAATGATGGGAAAGAGGGTTAATTTTGCATGCCGCTCTGTCATATCACCGGATCCTTATTTAGCAGTGAATGAAATTGGGATTCCCCCATATTTTGCTCTAAGGTTAACATATCCTGAGGTGAGaattataattttgtattaCCCAATATGCATGTAAGTTATGTTCTTCATTTGCATTTCTGTTAAGAATTTTGTCTGTTCAGTTTAGCATTCTGCATATTTCATACCTTCAAAACATTTACTTACAGATCTAATAAAAGCTAATATATTCTGGTATTGACATTGCATctttatttagttaattttctGCCTATGCTATTTACATGCAGTTATTTTATAGACAAATCACTTTTTATCTGATGCAGCCTATGTAATTTGAAGAAAACTatacaaaattgaaaaataagtaTTCTGCTGCAAATAATTTGTACATTGAAGTGTGAAATCTTGGCCTCCTTATTATATCAGAGAATTAGGAACATAGGATGGGAAATTTCTCTATTGTGAAGTGAAATATTTAGGGTTTATTAAGGAAATCAAACAATCTGTAGGATATTGTAAATGACTGAATGTTGATAAGCAGTTGATAGCATTGATGATTTCCGATGTCTAAGTTTATGTTTGGACTGTGCATGGAATGTGATATTACTAACTATGGAAAATCACATCTTCTAAGACGAGTATGTCATTTTGTTTTCTGCCCTTGATAACTTGATGATATCACTGGCTATGGAAAATCACATCTTCAAAGATGAGTATGTCATGTTTTTTTCCCTTGATAAGTTGCATGGAATACGAAACTACTAGCTATGGAAAGTCACATCTTCTAAGCTCTGAGTATCTCATTTTGTTTTCTGCCCTGGTAACTTACAGAGAGTTACTCCTTGGAATGTAGTGAAGTTAAGGAATGCTATTCTTAATGGTCCAGAAATCCATCCAGGTGCCACACATTATGGCGATAAATCATCAATAGTAAAGCTTCCACCAAAAGGGAAGTTGCTTGCTTTGACATCGAGGAAATTACCATCATCAAGAGGGGTTATCATGCATAATGGAAAGATATGCGATCAAGAATTTGAAGGAAAAATTGTGTATCGCCACTTGAAGGATGGTGATGTTGTGCTTGTCAATAGACAGGTACTTATTATCTTATAATCTTATTATATGGTGTTTTATTAGCACATTTAAGCGTGGTTTAGTAaaacttttactttttaaaggTAGCTTATCAAAGCTAGCTTTTAAAATATAACTTTCTAAAAGTTGTAGCATTTATATTtggtaaataaattaaaaatgattttcaaTAAGCACAAATAACAACcattgtgtttggtaaaatttaaaaatactacaaTAGATATAAATGTAAGAGTTAATTTGGAAATTTACTAATATATGAagttatattagattttttattttgataagcaCAAGTCAACTTTAAAAAGTTCCACTTTGGGTGCTTTCAAAAGTACCCATATCTTTTAAAAGACAAAACGAGGATCTTGTGCTTTTCGAAAGCACAAACACATCTTCAAAAAGTTTTACCAAACCAAGCCTTATAATGTTAATGTATTTTATTCCCCTAATTGgaaattcttttcttttaatcatacaagaaaagaaaatcaaataattacaCTTGATGTATGGTGATTGAATATTATCATATACTATTTAGAACTGCTAATTGTGTATATTTAACTATATTCAATTTTAAGTTAACCATAATTGTTCTGATTCTATGACTTGGTAAATATGCTGGTTTGTGAAGACAATATTGATCAGAGATGTGATATAAACATTGCCAGTGTTTAACTTCTGGTTTGAATTGAACTATATATTCCGTTGCAGCCTACACTTCATAAACCTAGTATAATGGCGCATATAGTTCGTGTTCTGAAGGGGGAGAAAACAGTGCGTATGCACTATGCGAACTGTaggtaatattttattttaggtttAAGCTTGGTGTGCTTgtgaaataaattattattattgggtaCATTTTGACTCTCTGATAACTCAAATGAATAAGTATCCTTAGAATTTACTTTGATGCAGTCAATAACTTTTCCCTCCTCGATTCCTTAATATTTCAGTACTTACAATGCTGATTTTGATGGTGACGAGATTAATGTGCATTTTCCACAAGATGAAATTTCCCGTGCTGAAGCTTACAATATTGTAAATGCCAACAACCAATATGTGAAGCCTACCAGTGGTGATCCAATAAGAGCCTTGATTCAGGTATTTgcataaataatttagaaagGTGGCAGTTTAATGAAGATCCCAACATTATGGATTGAAGAATTACATGCACACTGCATGAATTGCTAAACGGATTGGAAGCAATCTGATCCTCACCCCTCTATTTGCATAAATAATTAACATGTTAACTGCATAGACagcctttgttgttgttgttattattattattattattatatactgaAGTTTTTCTCTCTGCCTTTTAAATAAATTTCCAGGATCATATTGTAAGTGCTGCCCTTCTAACAAAAAAGGATACATTTTTAAGCTGTGAAGCATTCAATCAACTTCTCTACAGTTCTGGTGTATCCATGCCTATGGTGGGATCTTTCTATGCAAAACCTGGGCAGAAAGTTTTCACATCAACTTCCGAGAGTGAAATGTTTTTGTTTCCTCCAGCCATATGGAAGCCAGAGCCCCTTTGGACAGGAAAGCAGGTATACTATCATTTGGTTCGTTTTTTGgctttttttctattatatgaAGGGCCTCTTATCTTTGGCATTGGAAAGAATGTCATTAAAAATTCCTTTAGCCTTTCTCCTCCATAAGTACTCCATAGAACATGTTGTATTGATAGACTGatttaatcaaatatcaaaAGTCACAAAATGCAGGAAGGAAACTAGATGTGATTTTTGTCTGTAGATGATCAGGGAATTACTGGATGCAAAAATGATTACAAGTGTGGTAGCAGGTTTtgtcacaagaaaaaaaaaaaagaaaatttgggtaGTTTCTAAGGAGTAGCTCCGGGTGCTGTGTTGAAGAATATTGATGGTGATGTGATTTAAGGGCATGCTGTAGTGTTGTGGTACTTAGACCcactagagagagagagagaaataacAGTCGTGATTGTGAACAAAAGATCCGTAAGACATGATTGGCTACAGTAATACTAGGATGAAATTTGGCATATTGTTTAAATAGAGCATCAAATTCTGGTCAACTTACGGTAATAGTAGGATGAAAGTTGTCATATTATTAAGAGTCTGAAGTTCTGGTCAACTTGGAAATAGAATAGTGATGGGACATGACTTGGAAGATGCTGCTGCTCAGATACTATATTGAAATTTCGAGGATAGAATAACAGGAGAGGAGTGAATGCGCGGCCGAATTCGATGTAAGATGCTGCGATTCAGAAGATACATCAGCTATTTTATGACAAGTGCTAATATCATActctattaatttaatatagaGAAATCATGAACTATAAAGAAATAGATAAATTATTCTTAGAGATCTAAGATACTTATTCTATTCTAAAGATACTATGGAGATATTGCTGGATGTTTATCTAATATCTAACAATTATTTTCTTGATAAATTTTCTGGATCCTTTTCGTTTTGTCAATTCTGTTCTTTCTTGGTAGTTTTGATTTCTTAGTATGTGAAAAACTGGATTGTGTGCTACATACCATTACTTTTCTACTGAGTTATGATTCAAGATTTGCTTCTTTATGTTAGGACCTTAATTTTTGTAAGTGAATTTAGTTTCTGCTATATTGCAGGTCATTAGTGCATTGTTATACTATGTCACTAGAGGTTCCCCACCATTTACAGTTGAGAAGAACGCGAAAATACCAGCTAATTTTTTCAAGACTCGAAACGGAAACACTAAAGGACGAACCACTGAGAAGTCAAGTAAGATGAAGGATGAGCCTGATGAGGATAAATTGTTGATATATAGAAATGATTTGGTGTGTGGCGTGGTTGATAAGGCTCAATTTGGTGACTATGGTATAGTACATACAGTACAAGAACTTTATGGCTCAAACATTGCGGGAAACCTTCTTTCAGCGTTTAGTCGTTTATTCACAAACTTCTTGCAGGTTAGCTGCCAATGAGTTAATATATAATCTTGGgttattttattgatttatctATCCTCAATattctattatatttttctgtttttcagatgcaCGGCTTCACATGTGGAGTTGATGATCTACTGATAACAGAAAGAAAGGATGGTGAAAGAATGAATCAACTCAAAAGCTGCGAGGAAATTGGTGACATTGTTCATCGGGAATTTGTCGGAGTCATGGAAGGTGATAATATAGGTAATATTCTTAAATTTGGTTTCTGCTGCAAACCAtatgattataaaataaaataccatTTCCTGATGTAGTAAATTGCTTAATTTGCTAGCTTTCTATCCATGTTCTACTTATATATGACTCCTATCTAATTTATTAAATGACTTATGATGTGAAAATAGAATACCAAGTAAACTTTGGTAGTAACTCTACTATCCTAAGATAATTTATTACTCCTATCTAATATGGATGTGTTTCCTGAGCACACAGAATCTATAACTAGTATTGTTTCATAGATACACCGGTTAAAGCATATTTCAaaccaaataaaattttggTATGCATTTCTTCTACGCTATCATATAATGAGACATATCGACCAATGTATTTCTTCTACgctatcatatatatatatatattggtcaaatatataattgtccatGCATCCAACTTATAGTTCAGCATACCTATGTTACTTGACATTTACTTAGTGCAGTTAGTTTTCCTATGTAAAATCTGTGATTTGTGGCATATTTGTTATTTCAGACCCAACCACACTGCAGTTGaatattgagaaaaaaatacgcagtaatggagatgCAGCCTTAACATACTNNNNNNNNNNNNNNNNNNNNNNNNNNNNNNNAGATGATAAGCAGTCTTAACTCCAAAACAAGCTCAGGAGTTTTAAAGGAGCTATTATCCGAAGGTATATGGAAACCTTCTGGGAAAAATTGGATTTCTCTTATGACCACATCTGGAGCCAAGGGTAGTATGGTAAGTATACTGTTGTGATGTTAATTTGTCTGTGTTACACTGCTATGTTAGATTTTAGCAGGTTAGGATACAGAATGGCATGGATACAATGAATTTGCTTTTGCAACTATTTTGGATGGATTCTTTTATAAAGTAATCAAGTTTTGCTAGTCTGGCATTTGCTTTTTTCAGTTGATGATGTAGAACTAGTTAGTCTGATTGTATTTTCAGTGTTAAATATCACTTTATTCACTGTATACTTTAGTATTTTCCATTTGATACAAGTCTTGTTGATATATTTGATGGCATTTAaccatttaaaaatattaagttGATTCATATTGTTTTGAAACAGGTCAATTTCCAGCAGATATCTTCTCATTTAGGCCAGCAAGAGTTGGAAGGAAAACGAGTTCCACGCATGGTTTCTGGAAAGACTTTGCCAAGCTTTCCTCCCTGGGATTGTTCCCCTAGAGCAGGAGGGTTCATTATTGATCGTTTTCTCACAGCCCTTCGTCCACAGGAATATTACTTTCATTGCATGGCAGGGCGTGAAGGGtaaaaaaggcttatggactgaACATGATAGCAGTTCGTTTTGAATGTTTTATTGTTA
This sequence is a window from Arachis duranensis cultivar V14167 chromosome 2, aradu.V14167.gnm2.J7QH, whole genome shotgun sequence. Protein-coding genes within it:
- the LOC107474649 gene encoding DNA-directed RNA polymerase I subunit 1 (The sequence of the model RefSeq protein was modified relative to this genomic sequence to represent the inferred CDS: added 9 bases not found in genome assembly), with the translated sequence MVLSIEGASNSVEEVVFSFYTDEEVKKNSRVKITNANLLDTIGAPAPGGLYDPALGPSEEKLPCKTCGQLYHLCPGHFGHIELVSPVYNPLMISLLTNILQRTCFTCCHFRANKELVEKCSSQLELIMKGDIIGAKRLDSINKDESMYQSDDDDKSQSCSSEQRGESWTSLQFEEAISIVQKFLKKSSKKCQRCGSINPKISQPTFGWFRKDGLSAADARANVINSDDTILASETITNDRDATYEEDINSAGTKKSDAKRHKLSYKLAEQNRLSGPLLPSQVKMTLELLWKNEARLCSYINDIQGQGYGKKAGHSMFFLENIFVPPIKFRPPTKGGDLVSEHAHTVLLGKILQSNIRLGNAHLNKKDPLMVLARWMELQQSVNVLFNSSTSGQRDASNGIIQLLEKKEGLFRQKMMGKRVNFACRSVISPDPYLAVNEIGIPPYFALRLTYPERVTPWNVVKLRNAILNGPEIHPGATHYGDKSSIVKLPPKGKLLALTSRKLPSSRGVIMHNGKICDQEFEGKIVYRHLKDGDVVLVNRQPTLHKPSIMAHIVRVLKGEKTVRMHYANCSTYNADFDGDEINVHFPQDEISRAEAYNIVNANNQYVKPTSGDPIRALIQDHIVSAALLTKKDTFLSCEAFNQLLYSSGVSMPMVGSFYAKPGQKVFTSTSESEMFLFPPAIWKPEPLWTGKQVISALLYYVTRGSPPFTVEKNAKIPANFFKTRNGNTKGRTTEKSSKMKDEPDEDKLLIYRNDLVCGVVDKAQFGDYGIVHTVQELYGSNIAGNLLSAFSRLFTNFLQMHGFTCGVDDLLITERKDGERMNQLKSCEEIGDIVHREFVGVMEGDNIDPTTLQLNIEKKIRSNGDAALTYLDRKMISSLNSKTSSGVLKELLSEGIWKPSGKNWISLMTTSGAKGSMILAVDDVELVSLIVFSVLNITLFTVNFQQISSHLGQQELEGKRVPRMVSGKTLPSFPPWDCSPRAGGFIIDRFLTALRPQEYYFHCMAGREGLVDTAVKTSRSGYLQRCLMKNLECLKVSYDHTVRDSDGSVIQFRYGEDGVDVHQTSFITKFEALLINNELVYSNCCRELDRSSPYISKLPDALKGKAENFIRHFSSKKRNRSSLKRSDFLKLMEHKYVSSLAQPGEAVGVLASQSVGEPATQMTLNTFHLAGRGEMNVTLGIPRLQEIVMNASEHILTPFMTCPLRAGKSMEDAISLSDKLKRITVADIIESMEVSVVPVVVCNGQICRVYKLVMKLYKPKHYPKYTDITLEDWEDTLRVLFVRELEDAIENHVALLSKIGGIKDFKTQKSTTSSSDDVDGNETDTAKKGRSNDDDDDDDGGADDTEGDEDLGFEAQKRKQQVTDEVDYEDDPEDETRDNELSEVSDGDYGGSDNEDDKNIKLDARDSQGLEDLAEPDGDVSPPEKIDRKSKPKSSGEKEKKKSGPIRKKYDRSIFVEAKGMHFEIHFQFTHEPHILLAQIAQKTANKVCIQKYGKVGQCKAVTCKESGVIYYGDNHRTREDIPAAELEKIAALQTSGVNFQTFWDLEDHLDVRYIYSNDVQAMLKTYGVEAARETIIREVKNVFKSYGISVDIRHLMLIADFMTFAGKYRPMSRSGGIAFSTSPFLKMCFETASKFIVEASSHGLVDTLDTPSSRICLGLPVKMGTGCHDLLQKLEI